A genomic region of Eucalyptus grandis isolate ANBG69807.140 chromosome 5, ASM1654582v1, whole genome shotgun sequence contains the following coding sequences:
- the LOC120286055 gene encoding uncharacterized protein LOC120286055: protein MEIVSGHSDKIYEAFRMKRHIFLNLCDLMRVRGWLKDSQYIQIDEQIGIFLYLVCHGSSNRDLCERFQHSGETISKYFNKVLKAIIKLSKEIIKPPSFDVIPHEILMDPSHKRYFKDCVGALDGTHINAIIPVSQQVRFRGRRGTTTQNVLCVCSFDMKFTFVYAG from the exons ATGGAGATTGTTTCTGGACATTCAGATAAGATATATGAAGCCTTCAGGATGAAGAGGcatatttttctgaatttatgtgatttgatgagagtAAGAGGTTGGTTAAAAGATAGTCAATATATTCaaatagatgaacaaattgggatattcttataTTTGGTTTGTCATGGTAgctcaaatagagatttatgtgagagatttcaaCATTCTGGAGAAACGATCAGCAAGTATTTCAATAAAGTGTTGaaagcaattatcaaactttcaaaagagataATCAAACCACCGTCCTTTGATGTCATCCCACATGAAATTCTTATGGATCCTAGTCATAAGCGCTACTTCAAG GACTGCGTAGGTGCTCTGGATGGCACCCATATAAATGCTATTATCCCGGTGTCTCAGCAGGTTCGATTTAGAGGCAGGAGAGGGACTACCACACAGAACGTGTTGTGTGTTtgctcatttgatatgaaatttactttcgtgTATGCTGGATAG